The Amycolatopsis mongoliensis genome includes a window with the following:
- a CDS encoding acetoacetate--CoA ligase, whose product MTHTADAPEVLWRPEPSHVADTKIEAFRQWLRAERGVEVDDYHSLWEFSVERGPDFWTAVADFLGVRWHDQPGAVLSGEMPDAVWFEGATLNYAEHALTPGVAGAAKGDDETAVIFHREDGFADHLTYGELRAQVAAARAGLLELGVGKGDRVVALAPNCPQTLVAFLAAASIGAIWSSCSPDFGVRAVADRFVQIEPKVLFAVNAYAYNGRRFDIRTTLADLQAKLPSLAATVLVQYVGEGRMDGALDWAELLAKHEGAPLLFEPVEFAHPLWVLYSSGTTGLPKGIVHGHGGITLEHLKALALQTDLGPGDRFFWFSTTGWMMWNFLISGLLVGTTIVLYDGSPGYPDLNALWHLAEQHRVTYFGTSAPFIQSCLKAGIKPAERYDLTALRALGSTGAPLSVEGFRWIVDEVGRKVQICSVSGGTDLCAAFVASAPDVPVWLGELSCPALGAAVNAFDEAGNAVVEQVGELVITKPMPSMPVFFWNDPDGSRLREAYFEMYPGRWRHGDWIRVTGRGSAVIYGRSDSTLNRGGVRMGTAEFYRVVEGYDEVVDSLVVDTSAAGNEDGQLICFVVLADGVELEDVEPRLKKELRSALSPRHVPDRFVVVQEIPRTLNGKKCEVPVKKILAGVAPDRAVSRDALANPAALTPFVELAGG is encoded by the coding sequence GTGACGCACACCGCCGACGCCCCCGAAGTGCTCTGGCGCCCTGAGCCGAGCCACGTTGCCGACACCAAGATCGAAGCCTTCCGCCAGTGGCTGCGCGCCGAACGCGGCGTCGAGGTGGACGACTACCACTCGCTCTGGGAGTTCTCGGTCGAGCGCGGTCCGGACTTCTGGACGGCGGTCGCGGACTTCCTCGGCGTCCGCTGGCACGACCAGCCGGGTGCGGTGCTCTCCGGCGAGATGCCCGACGCCGTCTGGTTCGAGGGCGCCACGCTGAACTACGCCGAGCACGCGCTCACCCCCGGCGTCGCGGGCGCCGCGAAGGGTGACGACGAGACGGCGGTGATCTTCCACCGCGAAGACGGCTTCGCGGACCACCTGACCTACGGCGAGCTTCGCGCGCAGGTCGCCGCCGCGCGGGCGGGGCTGCTCGAGCTGGGCGTCGGCAAGGGCGACCGCGTCGTCGCACTGGCCCCGAACTGCCCGCAGACGCTGGTCGCGTTCCTCGCCGCGGCGAGCATCGGGGCGATCTGGTCGTCGTGCTCGCCGGACTTCGGCGTCCGCGCGGTCGCGGACCGCTTCGTGCAAATCGAGCCGAAGGTGCTCTTCGCGGTCAACGCCTACGCGTACAACGGCCGCCGGTTCGACATCCGGACGACGCTCGCCGACCTGCAGGCGAAGCTGCCGTCGCTGGCCGCGACCGTGCTCGTCCAGTACGTCGGCGAAGGCCGGATGGACGGCGCGCTCGACTGGGCCGAACTGCTCGCGAAGCACGAGGGCGCGCCGCTGCTGTTCGAGCCGGTCGAGTTCGCGCACCCGCTGTGGGTGCTCTACTCGTCGGGCACCACCGGCCTGCCCAAGGGCATCGTGCACGGCCACGGCGGCATCACGCTGGAGCACCTGAAGGCCCTCGCGCTGCAGACCGACCTCGGTCCGGGCGACCGGTTCTTCTGGTTCAGCACCACCGGCTGGATGATGTGGAACTTCCTCATCTCCGGCCTGCTGGTCGGCACGACGATCGTGCTCTACGACGGCAGCCCCGGTTACCCGGACCTCAACGCGCTCTGGCACCTGGCCGAGCAGCACCGCGTCACGTACTTCGGGACGTCGGCGCCGTTCATCCAGAGCTGCCTGAAGGCGGGCATCAAGCCCGCCGAGCGCTACGACCTGACGGCGTTGCGCGCGCTCGGCTCGACCGGGGCGCCGCTGAGCGTCGAGGGCTTCCGGTGGATCGTGGACGAGGTCGGGAGGAAGGTGCAGATCTGCTCGGTCTCCGGCGGCACGGACCTGTGCGCGGCGTTCGTCGCGTCGGCGCCCGACGTGCCGGTCTGGCTGGGGGAGCTGTCCTGCCCGGCGCTGGGCGCCGCGGTCAACGCGTTCGACGAGGCCGGCAACGCAGTCGTCGAGCAGGTCGGCGAGCTGGTCATCACCAAGCCGATGCCGTCGATGCCGGTGTTCTTCTGGAACGACCCCGACGGCTCGCGCCTGCGTGAGGCCTACTTCGAGATGTACCCGGGGAGGTGGCGCCACGGCGACTGGATCCGGGTCACCGGCCGCGGCTCGGCGGTGATCTACGGCCGCAGCGACTCGACGCTCAACCGCGGCGGCGTCCGGATGGGCACGGCGGAGTTCTACCGGGTCGTCGAGGGCTACGACGAGGTCGTGGATTCCCTGGTCGTGGACACTTCGGCGGCCGGGAACGAGGACGGGCAGCTGATCTGTTTCGTGGTGCTCGCCGACGGCGTCGAGCTCGAAGACGTCGAGCCCCGGCTGAAGAAGGAGCTCCGTAGCGCACTGTCACCCCGGCATGTACCCGATCGGTTCGTAGTGGTTCAGGAGATTCCTCGTACCTTGAACGGTAAGAAGTGTGAGGTACCGGTGAAGAAGATCCTCGCCGGTGTGGCTCCTGACCGGGCCGTCAGCCGCGACGCGCTGGCGAACCCCGCGGCGCTGACGCCGTTCGTGGAGCTCGCCGGAGGGTAG
- a CDS encoding dienelactone hydrolase family protein — MTSTSTVDYQRTDGRALRLTFSEPEGALRGGLVVLHEADGVTDGVKLLLASLAVEGWLTVTPHLENAELTQRDLLDATDITLAWLVERGVQADLLGVMGFDLGGTAALVVASHRRLGAAVSVGGQQAAELPALVEIAGKLTSPWLGMYGDAGDEAGGADVERLRDAAASAKVATNVVHYPGANHRFDADPGAAAEAWQRTLNWFDAHLR; from the coding sequence ATGACGTCGACCAGCACCGTGGACTACCAGCGCACCGACGGCCGCGCTCTGCGCCTGACCTTCTCGGAACCCGAAGGCGCGCTACGCGGCGGTCTGGTGGTGCTGCACGAAGCGGACGGGGTCACCGACGGCGTGAAGCTGCTGCTCGCCAGCCTCGCCGTCGAGGGCTGGCTGACCGTCACGCCGCATCTCGAAAACGCGGAGCTGACGCAGCGGGACCTGCTCGACGCGACGGACATCACCCTCGCCTGGCTCGTCGAACGCGGCGTCCAGGCCGACCTGCTCGGCGTCATGGGCTTCGACCTGGGTGGTACCGCGGCGCTCGTCGTCGCCTCGCACCGCAGGCTGGGGGCCGCTGTCAGCGTCGGCGGCCAGCAGGCCGCCGAACTGCCCGCGCTGGTCGAGATCGCCGGCAAGCTCACCAGCCCGTGGCTCGGCATGTACGGCGACGCCGGCGACGAGGCGGGCGGTGCCGACGTCGAGCGGCTGCGCGACGCCGCGGCGTCGGCGAAGGTCGCTACGAACGTCGTCCACTACCCGGGTGCGAACCACCGGTTCGACGCCGACCCGGGTGCGGCCGCCGAGGCCTGGCAGCGGACGCTCAACTGGTTCGACGCCCACCTGCGCTAG
- the hisC gene encoding histidinol-phosphate transaminase: MSSVSPRADLESLPKYIPGRTIEGAIKLASNEVPGGALPSVARAIAEAAAGINRYPDTGSQALRERLARELDVPVERVAIGCGSVSLCQQTIQAACAPGDEVLFGWRSFEAYPIVTQVAHAKPVLVPITEGQELDLDAMLAAITDRTRVVFVCNPNNPTGTAVRRAELERFLDAVPEHVLVVLDEAYKEFVTDPEVPDGVEYTRTRSNVMVLRTFSKAYGLAGLRVGYAVAPEPIADALRQVYVAFSVNMLAQVAALASLDAADELLERCQEIVAERGRVRDELIAAGYQVPETQANFVWLPLGDQAVPFAEHALDRKLVVRPFAGDGVRVTIGTREENDLFLAAARDFSR; this comes from the coding sequence ATGTCGTCCGTGTCCCCACGTGCCGATCTCGAATCGTTGCCGAAATACATCCCCGGCCGGACGATCGAAGGTGCGATCAAGCTGGCGAGCAACGAGGTGCCCGGCGGCGCGCTGCCGAGCGTCGCGCGGGCGATCGCCGAGGCCGCGGCGGGCATCAACCGCTACCCGGACACCGGCTCGCAGGCCCTGCGCGAGCGGCTGGCGCGCGAGCTGGACGTGCCGGTCGAGCGCGTCGCCATCGGCTGCGGCTCGGTGTCCCTGTGCCAGCAGACGATCCAGGCGGCGTGCGCCCCGGGCGACGAGGTGCTCTTCGGCTGGCGGTCGTTCGAGGCGTACCCGATCGTCACGCAGGTGGCCCACGCGAAGCCGGTGCTGGTCCCGATCACCGAGGGCCAGGAGCTCGACCTCGACGCGATGCTCGCGGCGATCACCGACCGCACGCGCGTGGTCTTCGTCTGCAACCCCAACAACCCGACCGGCACGGCGGTGCGGCGCGCGGAGCTGGAGCGGTTCCTCGACGCGGTCCCGGAGCACGTGCTGGTGGTGCTGGACGAGGCGTACAAGGAGTTCGTCACCGACCCCGAGGTGCCCGACGGCGTCGAGTACACGCGGACGCGCTCGAACGTCATGGTGCTGCGCACGTTCTCCAAGGCGTACGGCCTCGCCGGCCTTCGGGTGGGTTACGCCGTCGCGCCGGAGCCGATCGCCGACGCGCTGCGCCAGGTCTACGTCGCCTTCTCGGTGAACATGCTGGCCCAGGTCGCGGCGCTGGCGTCGCTCGACGCGGCCGACGAGCTGCTCGAGCGCTGCCAGGAGATCGTCGCCGAGCGCGGCCGGGTGCGCGACGAGCTGATCGCGGCCGGCTACCAGGTGCCGGAGACGCAGGCGAACTTCGTCTGGCTGCCGCTGGGTGACCAGGCGGTGCCGTTCGCCGAGCACGCGCTGGACCGCAAGCTGGTGGTGCGCCCGTTCGCCGGCGACGGCGTGCGCGTGACCATCGGGACCCGCGAGGAGAACGACCTCTTCCTGGCCGCGGCGCGCGACTTCAGCCGCTGA
- a CDS encoding sulfite exporter TauE/SafE family protein: MTWWHAVVIVVAGIWAGTINAVVGSGTLVTFPVLVALGYPPVTATTSNAIGLAPGTLSGAWGYRHELGGYWPQVAKFAVASFLGAIGGTVLLLSLPKDAFEAVVPVLVGLAVILVIVQPKVSRWVADRRERNGTEHKPGPLLMFFIFLIGIYGGYFTAAQGVMLMAVMGMLLSEPLQKLNGVKNVLAAVVNVVAGVIYAFVAPISWPVVLWLAVGSTAGGFLGAKIGRKLPPAVLRGVIVVIGVAAVIQLAIKQFSG; this comes from the coding sequence ATGACGTGGTGGCACGCGGTGGTCATCGTGGTCGCCGGGATCTGGGCGGGGACCATCAACGCCGTGGTCGGGTCGGGGACCCTCGTGACCTTCCCCGTCCTGGTCGCGCTGGGCTACCCACCGGTGACGGCGACGACGTCCAACGCCATCGGCCTCGCGCCGGGGACCCTCAGCGGCGCCTGGGGCTACCGGCACGAGCTCGGCGGCTACTGGCCGCAGGTCGCGAAGTTCGCCGTCGCGTCGTTCCTCGGCGCCATCGGGGGCACCGTCCTGCTGCTGTCGCTGCCGAAGGACGCCTTCGAGGCCGTCGTCCCCGTGCTCGTCGGCCTGGCCGTGATCCTCGTGATCGTGCAGCCGAAGGTGTCGAGGTGGGTCGCCGACCGCCGCGAACGGAACGGCACCGAGCACAAGCCCGGCCCGCTGCTGATGTTCTTCATCTTCCTCATCGGCATCTACGGCGGGTACTTCACCGCCGCGCAGGGCGTGATGCTGATGGCCGTCATGGGGATGCTGCTGTCCGAACCGCTGCAGAAGCTCAACGGCGTCAAGAACGTCCTCGCCGCCGTGGTCAACGTCGTCGCCGGGGTGATCTACGCGTTCGTCGCGCCGATCAGCTGGCCCGTGGTGCTGTGGCTGGCCGTCGGGTCGACCGCCGGCGGCTTCCTCGGCGCGAAGATCGGCCGGAAGCTGCCGCCGGCGGTGCTGCGCGGCGTGATCGTCGTGATCGGCGTCGCCGCCGTGATCCAGCTGGCGATCAAGCAGTTCAGCGGCTGA
- a CDS encoding VOC family protein → MTARFKDLALDATDHQALADWWCRAMGYVRRDSLTGGERPDDWPVPIVDPAGEGPLIWVNPVPEEKTVKNRMHLDVFGDPAELAELGATLIHPRGGDLEWEVMADPEGNEFCVFTPW, encoded by the coding sequence ATGACCGCACGGTTCAAGGACCTCGCGCTCGACGCGACCGACCACCAGGCACTGGCGGACTGGTGGTGCCGGGCGATGGGCTACGTCCGCCGCGACTCGCTGACCGGTGGCGAACGCCCGGACGACTGGCCCGTCCCGATCGTGGACCCGGCCGGGGAGGGGCCGCTGATCTGGGTCAACCCGGTCCCGGAGGAGAAGACGGTGAAGAACCGCATGCACCTGGACGTCTTCGGCGATCCGGCGGAGCTGGCGGAACTGGGCGCGACGCTGATCCACCCCCGCGGCGGCGACCTCGAATGGGAGGTGATGGCCGACCCGGAAGGCAACGAGTTCTGCGTCTTCACGCCGTGGTGA
- a CDS encoding FadR/GntR family transcriptional regulator: MDTEQVWSTTVDRLRSLIDSGKLPPGSRLPAERVLCEDLGISRGSLRQALRVLDSIGYVRIRAGSGTYVREQQEQPLRTWFTEHDQLVEKLFDLRATVEPTLAERLARQATAKTVSRLEDNVAEMAQAAEDGDMLHVIAADAEFHRVIAQNAGNDDVAGLLRSVLALVGEERRAALRLPGQIRKAVDDHRAILDAIRRSDPAAARELTLKHLVDAKTYAHDFAAHPEER, encoded by the coding sequence GTGGACACCGAGCAGGTCTGGAGCACGACCGTCGACCGGCTGCGGTCGCTGATCGACTCCGGGAAGCTGCCGCCGGGCTCCCGGCTGCCCGCCGAACGCGTCCTGTGCGAGGACCTCGGCATCAGCCGCGGCTCGCTGCGGCAGGCGCTGCGCGTGCTCGACTCCATCGGCTACGTCCGGATCCGCGCCGGCTCCGGCACCTACGTCCGCGAGCAGCAGGAACAGCCCCTGCGCACCTGGTTCACCGAGCACGACCAGCTCGTCGAGAAGCTCTTCGACCTGCGCGCGACCGTCGAACCGACCCTCGCCGAACGGCTCGCGCGGCAGGCGACCGCGAAGACCGTCAGCCGGCTCGAGGACAACGTCGCCGAGATGGCGCAGGCCGCGGAGGACGGCGACATGCTGCACGTCATCGCCGCCGACGCCGAGTTCCACCGGGTGATCGCGCAGAACGCCGGCAACGACGACGTCGCCGGGCTGCTGCGGTCCGTGCTCGCCCTGGTCGGCGAGGAACGGCGGGCGGCGCTGCGGCTGCCCGGCCAGATCCGCAAGGCCGTCGACGACCACCGCGCCATCCTCGACGCCATCCGCCGGTCCGACCCGGCCGCGGCCCGCGAGCTGACCCTCAAGCACCTGGTCGACGCCAAGACCTACGCGCACGACTTCGCCGCGCACCCCGAAGAGCGCTAG
- a CDS encoding class I SAM-dependent methyltransferase produces MEKVHFTEEKATMLATLYGRALDSREADPVLGDHAADEAVRQIDYDFAKLGITRDSAVSVVLRAKPIDEWAADYLRQHPDALVLHLGCGMDTRFQRLAPPETVHWYDVDYPEVVELREKLYAPAPNHTNIGTSVTDFGWLDQVPSDRPALIVAEGLTMYLTPEDGTELIRRLVAKFPSGELICDVFSKLGIKAQKLNTPVRRAKATLRWGIDDPHELERYGLDLMSSLDASHWSTPDVMARLRPFTRFQLRMLKYFPALARMANIVRYRF; encoded by the coding sequence ATGGAGAAGGTGCACTTCACCGAAGAAAAGGCCACCATGCTGGCCACCCTGTACGGCCGCGCGCTCGACAGCCGCGAAGCCGACCCGGTGCTCGGCGACCACGCCGCCGACGAAGCCGTCCGGCAGATCGACTACGACTTCGCCAAGCTGGGGATCACCCGCGACAGCGCCGTGAGCGTCGTCCTGCGCGCGAAGCCGATCGACGAGTGGGCGGCCGACTACCTGCGGCAGCACCCCGACGCCCTCGTGCTGCACCTCGGCTGCGGCATGGACACGCGCTTCCAGCGCCTCGCGCCGCCGGAGACCGTCCACTGGTACGACGTCGACTACCCCGAGGTCGTCGAGCTGCGCGAGAAGCTCTACGCACCCGCGCCGAACCACACGAACATCGGCACGTCGGTGACCGACTTCGGATGGCTCGACCAGGTGCCCTCGGACCGCCCGGCGCTGATCGTCGCCGAAGGCCTGACCATGTACCTGACCCCGGAGGACGGCACCGAGCTCATCCGCCGGCTGGTCGCGAAGTTCCCGTCGGGCGAACTGATCTGCGACGTCTTCAGCAAGCTGGGCATCAAGGCCCAGAAGCTCAACACCCCGGTCCGGCGCGCGAAGGCGACGCTGCGCTGGGGCATCGACGACCCGCACGAGCTGGAGCGCTACGGCCTCGACCTGATGTCCTCTTTGGACGCCTCGCACTGGTCCACTCCGGACGTCATGGCGCGGCTGCGGCCGTTCACGCGGTTCCAGCTGCGGATGCTCAAGTACTTCCCGGCGCTGGCCCGGATGGCGAACATCGTGCGGTACCGCTTCTAG
- a CDS encoding FBP domain-containing protein has product MEPLGQEEIRASFVNCTRGEAKGVTLPARPGEIPWERREFLGWRDPKAPGRAYLVLPYAGEVVGLALRAAPAPKSRLRSNICGFCTTTHGLADITLFSGKRAGKPGRDGNTLGIYACGNLACCQYVRGELKSDVPQPHETLTLAERLARMEEKLHKFVARVLESR; this is encoded by the coding sequence ATGGAGCCACTCGGCCAGGAGGAGATCCGGGCCTCGTTCGTCAACTGCACCCGCGGCGAGGCCAAGGGCGTGACACTGCCCGCCCGGCCCGGAGAAATCCCGTGGGAGCGGCGGGAGTTCCTCGGCTGGCGCGACCCGAAGGCGCCGGGGCGCGCCTACCTCGTGCTGCCGTACGCCGGTGAGGTGGTCGGGCTCGCGCTGCGGGCCGCGCCGGCCCCGAAGTCCCGCCTGCGCAGCAACATCTGCGGCTTCTGCACCACCACCCACGGGCTCGCCGACATCACGCTGTTCTCGGGCAAGCGCGCCGGGAAGCCCGGCCGGGACGGCAACACCCTGGGCATCTACGCCTGCGGGAACCTGGCCTGCTGCCAGTACGTCCGCGGCGAGCTGAAGTCCGACGTGCCCCAGCCGCACGAGACGCTCACCTTGGCCGAACGCCTCGCGCGGATGGAGGAGAAGCTGCACAAGTTCGTGGCGCGGGTGCTGGAGTCGCGCTAG
- a CDS encoding adenylate/guanylate cyclase domain-containing protein, protein MRKIAAGNFRVVLRTSLGFAGLGLGSSVAGSGVVALLLLLQGLPGDVGDRGWILGLTAAGIVAASLLVGTLWTAWLQRRTAIWFVLGRPPSESEAKRALRLPVDMAVVSGTLWLIGTAVLSVLAGVLGSGEDAVGMATVIGLGGLTTVGLTYLAAEWVARPVMTIALEILPPRGSLPVTVLTRLVVTWALASGVPFVGVLLVATPPDLGSGNHTASLIMLSVIGLGVGAIGTALLARAVAAPLHRLRVALDRIARGDNDVTVDVDDSSEIGLLQTSINQLAAGLREQARMRDLFGRHVGADVARHALEYGASLSGDVREVTALFVDVVDSTALAYHTPPEELVEKLNRLFAAVVSAVGARGGLVNKFQGDAALCIFGAPTRLADAPTAALAAARAIRDTVCANGELDLGIGVSSGPVFAGQLGTSSRLEYTVIGDAVNEAARLTELAKTVPSRILASDAVVSAALPSEGAYWEKHGEVELRGRQEPTPTWTAGPEPQDS, encoded by the coding sequence GTGCGCAAGATCGCCGCAGGCAACTTCCGGGTGGTGTTGCGCACGAGCCTGGGCTTCGCCGGGCTCGGCCTCGGCTCCAGCGTCGCCGGCTCCGGGGTCGTCGCGCTGCTCCTGCTGCTGCAGGGCCTGCCGGGTGACGTCGGGGACCGCGGGTGGATCCTCGGGCTGACCGCCGCCGGGATCGTCGCCGCCTCGCTGCTCGTCGGGACACTGTGGACGGCGTGGCTGCAGCGCCGCACCGCGATCTGGTTCGTGCTCGGCCGCCCGCCGTCGGAAAGCGAAGCGAAACGCGCGCTGCGGCTGCCCGTCGACATGGCCGTGGTCAGCGGGACGCTCTGGCTGATCGGCACCGCGGTCCTGAGCGTGCTGGCCGGCGTGCTCGGCTCGGGCGAAGACGCGGTCGGCATGGCGACGGTGATCGGGCTCGGTGGCCTCACCACCGTGGGCCTCACCTACCTCGCCGCCGAGTGGGTGGCGCGGCCGGTGATGACGATCGCGCTGGAGATCCTCCCGCCGCGCGGGTCGCTGCCGGTCACCGTGCTCACCCGGCTCGTCGTCACCTGGGCGCTGGCCAGCGGCGTCCCGTTCGTCGGCGTCCTGCTCGTCGCCACGCCGCCGGACCTCGGTTCGGGCAACCACACCGCCAGCCTGATCATGCTGTCGGTGATCGGGCTCGGTGTCGGCGCGATCGGCACCGCCCTGCTGGCCAGGGCCGTCGCGGCGCCGCTGCACCGGCTGCGCGTCGCTCTCGACCGGATCGCGCGCGGCGACAACGACGTCACGGTCGACGTCGACGACTCCAGCGAGATCGGCCTGCTCCAGACGTCGATCAACCAGCTGGCCGCGGGCCTGCGCGAGCAGGCACGGATGCGGGACCTCTTCGGCAGGCACGTCGGCGCCGACGTCGCCCGGCACGCGCTGGAGTACGGCGCGTCGCTCTCCGGCGACGTCCGCGAGGTCACGGCGTTGTTCGTCGACGTCGTCGACTCGACCGCACTCGCCTACCACACGCCGCCGGAGGAGCTCGTCGAGAAGCTGAACCGGCTGTTCGCCGCGGTCGTCTCCGCGGTCGGCGCGCGCGGCGGGCTGGTCAACAAGTTCCAGGGCGACGCCGCGTTGTGCATCTTCGGCGCCCCGACGCGGCTCGCGGACGCGCCGACGGCCGCGCTGGCCGCCGCCCGCGCGATCCGGGACACGGTGTGCGCGAACGGCGAGCTCGACCTCGGCATCGGCGTCTCGAGCGGCCCGGTGTTCGCCGGGCAGCTCGGCACCAGCAGCCGGCTCGAGTACACCGTGATCGGCGACGCCGTCAACGAGGCCGCGCGGCTGACCGAGCTGGCCAAGACGGTGCCGTCACGGATCCTCGCCAGCGACGCCGTCGTCTCGGCCGCGCTGCCGAGCGAAGGCGCGTACTGGGAGAAGCACGGCGAGGTGGAGCTGCGCGGTCGCCAGGAGCCGACGCCGACCTGGACAGCCGGCCCGGAACCTCAGGACAGCTGA
- a CDS encoding beta-ketoacyl-ACP synthase III, which produces MPAPAAVLTGIGSWLPTTVLGNHEIAARLDTSDEWIRTRTGIRERRVAGPDESTVDLAVGAGREALAGGSADVVVLATSTPDQPCPASAPQVAARLGLGTAAAFDVNAVCSGFVYALATGAGFIAGGLAERVLVIGADTFTTLIDPEDRTTVPIFGDGAGAVLLRAGEPDEPGAFGPFDLHSEGELADLLWVEAGGARRRLSDQPSDRFLAMQGTAVFRHACARMAESSRTVLERAGWMVGDVDRFVGHQANIRILQATAKQLGMPADAVVANIDRVGNTSAASIPLALADARADGTLVAGHRVLLSAFGAGLTWGSTVLRWPELGQLS; this is translated from the coding sequence GTGCCCGCACCTGCCGCCGTGCTGACCGGAATCGGTTCGTGGCTGCCGACGACAGTCCTGGGAAACCACGAGATCGCCGCCCGGCTCGACACCTCGGACGAGTGGATCCGGACCCGCACCGGCATCCGCGAGCGCCGCGTCGCGGGGCCCGACGAGTCCACTGTGGACCTCGCGGTCGGGGCGGGCCGCGAAGCCCTGGCGGGCGGCTCCGCCGACGTCGTCGTGCTCGCCACGTCGACCCCCGACCAGCCCTGCCCGGCCAGCGCGCCGCAGGTCGCCGCCCGGCTCGGGCTGGGCACCGCCGCGGCCTTCGACGTCAACGCCGTCTGCAGCGGGTTCGTCTACGCGCTGGCCACGGGCGCCGGGTTCATCGCGGGCGGCCTGGCCGAGCGCGTGCTCGTGATCGGCGCCGACACCTTCACCACGCTCATCGACCCCGAAGACCGCACGACCGTCCCGATCTTCGGCGACGGTGCGGGCGCGGTCCTGCTGCGAGCGGGCGAGCCCGACGAACCCGGCGCGTTCGGGCCGTTCGACCTGCACAGCGAGGGCGAGCTCGCCGACCTGCTGTGGGTCGAAGCCGGCGGCGCGCGGCGGCGGCTGTCCGACCAGCCGAGCGACCGCTTCCTCGCGATGCAGGGCACCGCGGTGTTCCGGCACGCCTGCGCGCGGATGGCGGAGTCGTCGCGGACCGTGCTGGAGCGCGCGGGCTGGATGGTCGGCGACGTCGACCGCTTCGTCGGGCACCAGGCGAACATCCGGATCCTCCAGGCGACGGCGAAGCAGCTCGGCATGCCGGCCGACGCCGTCGTCGCCAACATCGACCGCGTCGGCAACACCAGTGCCGCGTCCATCCCGCTCGCCCTGGCCGACGCCCGGGCCGACGGCACCCTCGTCGCCGGGCACCGCGTGCTGCTCAGCGCGTTCGGTGCGGGCCTGACCTGGGGCTCGACGGTGCTGCGCTGGCCGGAGCTGGGTCAGCTGTCCTGA
- a CDS encoding Lrp/AsnC family transcriptional regulator has translation MQTPDLDQLDTAILACLQEDARTIAETIGAKVGLSAAAVQRRIKRLREAGVIEREVAVLSPEALGLSMTFVVMVEMERENLAVLDAFRRQILADDCVQQCYYVTGNADFVLVVTCPDMAGFEAFTRRMFFDNPNVRHFTTSVAMDRVKVGLTLPLGP, from the coding sequence GTGCAGACTCCCGACCTCGACCAGCTGGACACCGCCATCCTCGCCTGCCTCCAGGAGGACGCCCGCACCATCGCCGAGACGATCGGCGCGAAGGTCGGCCTCTCGGCCGCGGCGGTGCAACGGCGGATCAAGCGGCTGCGCGAAGCGGGGGTCATCGAGCGCGAGGTCGCGGTGCTCTCCCCGGAGGCGCTCGGACTGAGCATGACGTTCGTGGTCATGGTCGAGATGGAGCGGGAGAACCTGGCGGTCCTGGACGCGTTCCGCCGCCAGATCCTCGCCGACGACTGCGTCCAGCAGTGCTACTACGTCACCGGCAACGCGGACTTCGTGCTGGTCGTGACGTGCCCGGACATGGCGGGCTTCGAGGCGTTCACCCGGCGGATGTTCTTCGACAACCCGAACGTCCGGCACTTCACGACGAGCGTCGCCATGGACCGGGTGAAGGTCGGGCTCACCCTGCCGCTCGGGCCGTAG